In Acidobacteriota bacterium, one genomic interval encodes:
- the recA gene encoding recombinase RecA: MVQENKEKQKAVELAISHIEKQYGKGSIMRLGARDIIDIPVIPTGSISIDYALGVGGMPRGRVVEIYGPEASGKTTLALHVIAGAQKLGGMAAFIDAEHAMDPEYARKLGVNIDGLLISQPDSGEQALDIAEVLVRSGAIDVIVVDSVAALVPKAELEGEMGDSHVGLQARLMSQALRKLTALVSKSKTCLVFINQMREKIGVMFGNPETTTGGKALKFYATIRVDIRKIASIKEGEETLGSRTKLRVVKNKVAIPFKQAEFDIMYGEGISREGDILDLALAHNLFEKSGSWISYGNIRLGQGRENTKKFLKDNPDLANEVEHKLRLILGLIKEKEPMKKEEKGKPAPRG; this comes from the coding sequence ATGGTTCAGGAAAACAAGGAAAAACAGAAAGCCGTTGAGCTTGCCATATCCCACATCGAGAAGCAGTACGGCAAGGGCTCCATCATGAGACTGGGTGCTAGAGATATCATCGATATCCCCGTCATACCGACCGGGAGCATCTCTATCGACTATGCTCTGGGCGTGGGGGGAATGCCGAGGGGAAGGGTCGTAGAGATCTATGGTCCCGAAGCCTCTGGGAAGACGACTCTCGCCCTTCACGTCATTGCCGGAGCTCAGAAGCTGGGTGGAATGGCTGCCTTCATCGATGCCGAGCATGCTATGGACCCTGAGTATGCCCGGAAACTTGGCGTCAACATCGATGGCCTCTTGATCTCACAGCCTGACAGCGGCGAGCAGGCACTTGACATCGCAGAGGTCCTCGTCCGTTCTGGAGCCATCGACGTCATCGTCGTCGATTCCGTTGCCGCTCTCGTCCCGAAGGCGGAACTGGAAGGAGAGATGGGTGACTCTCACGTCGGACTTCAGGCAAGGCTGATGTCCCAGGCGCTCAGGAAACTCACCGCCCTCGTCTCGAAGTCGAAGACCTGCCTCGTCTTCATCAACCAGATGAGGGAAAAGATCGGGGTGATGTTCGGGAACCCGGAGACGACGACGGGAGGCAAGGCCCTCAAATTCTACGCTACGATAAGGGTGGACATCAGGAAGATAGCCTCCATCAAAGAGGGAGAGGAGACGCTCGGAAGCAGGACGAAGCTAAGGGTCGTAAAGAACAAGGTTGCCATCCCCTTCAAGCAGGCGGAGTTCGACATCATGTATGGTGAAGGAATCTCGAGGGAGGGAGACATCCTCGACCTGGCGTTGGCTCACAACCTCTTTGAGAAGAGCGGTTCATGGATCTCATACGGAAACATCAGGCTCGGCCAGGGGCGGGAAAACACGAAGAAGTTCCTGAAGGATAATCCCGACCTCGCCAATGAGGTAGAACACAAGCTGAGGCTCATCCTTGGCCTCATCAAGGAGAAAGAGCCCATGAAAAAGGAAGAGAAAGGGAAGCCCGCCCCAAGGGGTTGA
- a CDS encoding DUF2905 domain-containing protein produces the protein MILIGSIIILFGLILLLFGKIPYLGKLPGDILIKKGNFTIYFPIVTCIIISLILTILIYLLRR, from the coding sequence GTGATACTCATTGGTAGCATCATCATTCTCTTTGGACTCATCCTGCTTCTCTTCGGAAAGATACCATATCTCGGCAAACTCCCAGGAGATATTCTCATCAAAAAAGGGAACTTCACCATCTACTTCCCCATCGTCACATGCATCATCATCAGCCTGATTCTTACAATCCTCATTTATCTTCTAAGACGATAG
- a CDS encoding IS1380 family transposase translates to MKKLTTIKNNFQPVIDTIKITSDTLTGRGGLSLFVRYLRGIKLYPHLQRLFGSIRKSRKGQSICEMFKQLFCFFLDGTSRHLVHFDALQEDNGYAAAMESDPENLLSSHAVKRFFQVFSWPRIWLFRRLLQRLFLWRLKREKPSVILLGLDPMVMDNDEAQKRHGVQPTYRKVKGFMPLQLTWGRFVIDAVFRGGKKHSNHGDTVLKMVTHIVNLIRKNYHSNIPIVIRLDSGFFDQKIFECFEKLQIGYICGGKLYDDIKDYVSGSGDDLWNRLEKDGQAWNFLEFGDRRQSWDRFRRAIFCRPLMEDKQLLFEFARPDTLLYTNLGMGQSIDQQLQKEGMGHLLEATEVIRSYHSRGRDELVHRALKDFASETLPFKRFAPNAAFYYTMLVAFFLFETFKEDVCQPVVPVIAYATTIRRRIIDIAAKIVCHAGKIILKVPEAIWKQLRIQELWQKSGSPPSFVWG, encoded by the coding sequence ATGAAAAAGCTTACCACAATCAAAAACAATTTCCAACCAGTCATTGACACCATCAAGATCACCTCGGATACCCTTACCGGCAGAGGTGGTTTGAGTCTCTTCGTTCGTTATCTTCGAGGGATCAAGCTGTATCCTCATCTTCAACGGCTCTTCGGCTCGATTCGCAAGAGCAGGAAAGGACAGTCGATCTGTGAGATGTTCAAACAGCTGTTCTGTTTCTTTCTGGATGGCACAAGCAGGCATCTGGTTCACTTTGATGCCCTTCAGGAAGACAACGGGTATGCCGCAGCCATGGAGAGTGATCCTGAGAACCTCCTCTCCTCTCACGCTGTCAAGAGATTCTTCCAGGTCTTTTCCTGGCCTCGAATCTGGCTGTTTCGAAGATTGCTGCAAAGACTGTTTCTCTGGCGCCTGAAGAGAGAAAAACCCTCCGTCATTCTCCTTGGCCTTGATCCCATGGTCATGGACAACGATGAGGCCCAAAAGCGTCATGGCGTCCAGCCGACTTACAGGAAGGTCAAAGGGTTCATGCCCTTGCAGCTCACCTGGGGCCGGTTTGTGATTGATGCGGTCTTCAGGGGTGGGAAGAAGCACTCCAATCATGGGGACACTGTCCTGAAGATGGTGACCCATATCGTGAATCTGATCCGAAAGAACTACCACTCGAACATCCCCATTGTGATCCGTCTGGACAGTGGCTTTTTCGATCAGAAGATTTTCGAATGCTTTGAAAAGCTCCAGATCGGTTATATCTGTGGGGGCAAGCTCTACGATGATATCAAGGACTATGTGTCGGGTTCGGGAGATGATCTCTGGAACCGTCTGGAAAAGGATGGACAGGCGTGGAACTTTCTGGAGTTCGGTGATCGCAGACAGAGCTGGGACAGATTCCGCCGGGCCATCTTCTGCCGTCCCCTGATGGAAGACAAGCAGCTGCTTTTTGAGTTTGCCCGGCCAGACACCCTTCTTTACACCAACCTTGGAATGGGGCAGAGCATCGATCAACAACTGCAGAAAGAGGGGATGGGTCATCTCCTTGAGGCCACTGAGGTGATCCGATCTTACCATAGCAGAGGCAGAGATGAACTGGTTCACAGGGCCCTCAAGGACTTTGCCAGCGAGACGCTTCCCTTCAAACGCTTTGCTCCCAATGCTGCCTTTTACTACACCATGCTTGTGGCTTTCTTCCTCTTCGAGACTTTCAAGGAGGATGTCTGCCAGCCTGTTGTGCCGGTCATTGCCTATGCCACAACGATCAGAAGAAGGATCATCGATATTGCCGCCAAGATCGTCTGCCATGCGGGGAAGATCATCCTCAAGGTTCCGGAAGCGATCTGGAAACAGCTGCGCATTCAGGAGCTCTGGCAGAAGAGTGGTTCGCCGCCTTCTTTCGTCTGGGGCTAG